A genomic segment from Juglans regia cultivar Chandler chromosome 14, Walnut 2.0, whole genome shotgun sequence encodes:
- the LOC109000685 gene encoding uncharacterized protein LOC109000685 — MRDIVSCFSENAVSVSLPSCSSYSNIASTNPSLTPSVQNSVTCVYKISLSTQKQILITVTWCGNHSSQGLSISFGDDPSTPPFRLNTNSRLFRKKKGSKLMESDNSSIEVFWDLSNAKYSAGPEPVDGFYVLVMVDSEIGLILGDMAEEAVAKKFKTSSVAKVSLISRREHCSGNTLYSTKAQFCDTGIAHEILIRCSGESEAPRSPVLSVCIDKKTVIRVKRLQWNFRGNQTIFVDNLPVDLMWDVHDWFFRPASGSSTSTGYAVFMFRTRSGLDSRLWLEEKLVQKEQDKVEFSLLIYACKSQ; from the coding sequence aTGAGAGACATAGTTTCTTGTTTCAGCGAGAACGCAGTAAGTGTGTCTCTTCCTTCATGTTCTAGCTACTCAAACATAGCCAGCACCAATCCAAGCCTAACCCCATCGGTACAAAACTCTGTCACCTGTGTTTACAAAATCTCCCTCTCCACCCAAAAGCAGATCTTGATCACAGTCACTTGGTGCGGGAACCATTCTTCTCAGGGCTTAAGCATAAGCTTTGGCGATGACCCTTCAACGCCACCCTTCAGACTCAACACGAATTCACGGTTATttaggaagaagaaagggaGCAAATTAATGGAATCCGATAATTCAAGCATCGAAGTTTTCTGGGATCTCTCCAATGCCAAGTATAGCGCAGGACCTGAACCTGTTGATGGCTTCTATGTGCTGGTCATGGTTGATTCAGAAATTGGCCTTATTCTCGGAGACATGGCGGAAGAAGCTGTCGCCAAGAAATTCAAGACGAGTTCCGTTGCAAAAGTCTCTCTCATTTCCCGGCGGGAGCATTGCTCCGGAAATACTCTATATTCAACCAAGGCTCAGTTTTGCGATACCGGCATTGCACACGAGATTTTGATCAGATGCAGCGGAGAAAGTGAAGCGCCAAGGTCGCCGGTTTTATCGGTATGTATCGACAAGAAGACGGTGATTCGAGTAAAGAGGCTGCAATGGAATTTCAGAGGAAACCAGACGATTTTTGTGGACAATTTGCCGGTTGATCTGATGTGGGATGTGCATGATTGGTTCTTCAGACCTGCATCAggaagtagtactagtactggaTATGCAGTGTTCATGTTCAGGACGAGAAGCGGTTTGGATAGCAGGCTGTGGTTGGAGGAGAAGCTGGTGCAGAAAGAACAAGACAAGGTTGAATTCTCCTTGTTGATCTATGCCTGTAAGAgccaataa
- the LOC109000686 gene encoding uncharacterized protein LOC109000686 isoform X2, whose amino-acid sequence MAASVATGRSNLVRAICRASKFSSSGTRSFSVPLRPSNSVPRRTPIPPHPLSPRLLRRQLSSLQPVHSAVASACLVSKLPSEASTSTEEHWQRIW is encoded by the exons ATGGCAGCTTCGGTAGCTACTGGAAGATCCAATCTAGTGCGCGCGATTTGCCGAGCTTCAAAGTTTTCTTCCTCGGGGACAAGAAGTTTCTCAGTGCCACTACGTCCATCCAATTCCGTCCCTCGTCGGACTCCAATTCCCCCTCATCCTCTTTCTCCAAG GTTGCTCCGAAGACAACTAAGCTCTCTTCAACCCGTCCACTCCGCAGTAGCTTCCGCTTGCCTTGTCTCCAAGCTCCCCAGTGAAGCCAGCACCTCCACCGAAG AGCACTGGCAGCGGATTTggtaa
- the LOC109000686 gene encoding uncharacterized protein LOC109000686 isoform X1 has product MAASVATGRSNLVRAICRASKFSSSGTRSFSVPLRPSNSVPRRTPIPPHPLSPRLLRRQLSSLQPVHSAVASACLVSKLPSEASTSTEGQFVNYLSPI; this is encoded by the exons ATGGCAGCTTCGGTAGCTACTGGAAGATCCAATCTAGTGCGCGCGATTTGCCGAGCTTCAAAGTTTTCTTCCTCGGGGACAAGAAGTTTCTCAGTGCCACTACGTCCATCCAATTCCGTCCCTCGTCGGACTCCAATTCCCCCTCATCCTCTTTCTCCAAG GTTGCTCCGAAGACAACTAAGCTCTCTTCAACCCGTCCACTCCGCAGTAGCTTCCGCTTGCCTTGTCTCCAAGCTCCCCAGTGAAGCCAGCACCTCCACCGAAG GTCAATTTGTGAACTACCTCAGTCCAATTTAG
- the LOC109000683 gene encoding probable 2-carboxy-D-arabinitol-1-phosphatase, which translates to MISITAPLILPYRLLPLNRNPSFLIRSSSSLQERELSSELYASAPFPPISAAKRVVLVRHGQSTWNEEGRIQGSSDFSVLTKKGEAQAETSRQMLIDDSFDVCFSSPLIRSKRTAEIIWGPREKEMITDSDLREIDLYSFQGLLKHEGKAKYGAAFRQWQVDAANFNIDGHYPVRELWARARSCWNNILAHESRSVLVVAHNAVNQALVATAIGLGTEYFRILLQSNCGVSVLDFTPRPEGGSPFICLNRLNQTPNSPIATGSSGGRKSSRRLVLVCYGATQSNTEASGATYGDLPLNMLGIIQSQKTAELLLDLKVHSIISSPKKACSETSLAISRVQEAADCLGADCVPRYVEMKQMEHLDVESVLQQPNRDATEVSALEPGWLNGYEDRITSEVWHQSEKAWQSLLSELSDESEPEKILVVVGHPALHIALMGHCLNLTKEWMGSFHVDAGSISVVDFPDGPTSRGVIRCINYTAHLGRWSIPITRSIIDDDEF; encoded by the exons ATGATTTCTATAACAGCCCCTCTCATCCTCCCCTACCGTCTTCTCCCCCTCAACCGAAACCCTAGCTTCCTAATCCGATCCTCCTCCAGCCTCCAAGAGAGAGAGCTAAGCTCGGAGCTTTACGCTTCCGCTCCTTTCCCGCCGATATCGGCCGCGAAGAGGGTGGTCCTGGTGAGGCACGGCCAGAGCACTTGGAACGAAGAGGGCCGGATCCAAGGGAGTTCCGACTTCTCTGTCCTCACTAAGAAAGGTGAGGCTCAGGCCGAGACCTCCCGACAGATGCTCATCGACGACTCCTTCGATGTTTGCTTCTCCAG CCCCTTGATACGTTCAAAAAGAACGGCTGAAATCATATGGGGGCCTCGTGAGAAGGAGATGATTACTGATTCTGATTTGAGAGAAATCGACTTGTATTCATTCCAA GGCCTCTTGAAGCATGAGGGGAAAGCAAAGTATGGTGCAGCTTTTCGTCAATGGCAGGTAGATGCTGCGAATTTCAACATAGATGGTCATTATCCTGTGAGAGAGTTGTGGGCACGTGCTAGAAGCTGTTGGAATAATATACTAGCCCATGAAAGCAGGTCTGTTCTTGTGGTTGCACACAATGCTGTTAATCAGGCTCTCGTTGCAACAGCGATTG GTTTGGGAACAGAGTATTTTAGGATTTTACTTCAGAGCAACTGTGGTGTTAGTGTGCTTGATTTTACACCGCGGCCCGAGGGAGGGTCACCATTTATTTGCCTAAATCGGTTAAATCAG ACCCCCAATTCACCTATTGCTACTGGAAGTTCTGGAGGCAGGAAAAGCAGTAGGCGCCTCGTACTTGTCTGTTACGGAGCCACACAAAGTAACACAGAA GCTAGTGGTGCTACTTATGGGGATCTGCCACTGAACATGCTTGGAATTATACAG TCCCAGAAAACTGCAGAGCTACTCCTCGATTTGAAAGTGCATTCTATAATTAGCAGTCCTAAGAAAGCTTGTTCTGAGACATCCCTGGCCATCTCCAGA GTCCAAGAAGCTGCAGATTGCTTGGGTGCTGACTGTGTTCCACGCTATGTGGAGATGAAGCAAATGGAGCACCTTGATGTTGAAAGCGTTCTTCAGCAACCAAATAGG GATGCAACCGAGGTTTCAGCTCTTGAGCCTGGTTGGTTAAATGGATATGAAGATAGAATCACATCAGAAGTATGGCATCAATCTGAGAAGGCTTGGCAGTCTCTATTGAGCGAACTATCGGATGAGTCCGAGCCAGAAAAGATACTTGTCGTAGTTGGCCACCCAGCACTTCACATAGCATTGATGGGGCATTGCCTAAATCTGACCAAAGAATGGATGGGATCATTTCATGTCGACGCAGGGAGCATCAGTGTCGTCGACTTTCCAGATGGGCCTACCTCGAGAGGCGTTATCCGGTGCATAAATTACACTGCCCATTTGGGTAGATGGTCGATACCGATCACAAGATCCATTATCGATGATGATGagttttaa